The Microbacterium horticulturae genome has a window encoding:
- a CDS encoding alanine racemase, whose translation MTAPMAQPVDAVLTARDKGVPERAMGMTIAEFLATQPRLDEFWTPLIVLDDAAMRHNVETMASWCAQRGLAIMPHGKTTMAPALWQRQIDAGALGITLATIGQVRTARSFGAASLQLANAAVDERSLRWLASELADPDFRFVSWVDSVETVEAMAHGLRGASRPVDVLVELGADGGRTGARTIEAAVAVAERVAATPALRLAGVAGYEGSLAHERTDAALNAVRTYLQQQVELHERIRHLYGPGDVYLTAGGSAYFDVVAEVYADVTGAHRVLRSGAYVVHDDGFYRQISPFDEGRASDDAPRFRTAMRGVARVVSHPESGLALLDGGKRDFPYDEGLPIPRAAASDLGAPWRLLDDATISAMNDQHSYLRADVPVGAVVALGLSHPCTAFDKWRVLPVVDDGESGRVIDLVRTYF comes from the coding sequence ATGACCGCGCCGATGGCCCAACCCGTGGACGCCGTGCTCACAGCCCGCGACAAGGGCGTCCCCGAGCGCGCGATGGGCATGACGATCGCGGAGTTTCTGGCGACACAGCCGCGGCTCGACGAGTTCTGGACGCCGCTCATCGTGCTCGACGACGCGGCGATGCGCCACAACGTCGAGACCATGGCGAGTTGGTGCGCCCAGCGTGGCCTTGCGATCATGCCGCACGGCAAGACGACGATGGCGCCCGCGCTGTGGCAGCGGCAAATCGACGCCGGGGCTCTCGGCATCACCCTGGCGACCATTGGACAGGTGCGCACCGCGCGCAGCTTCGGTGCGGCATCCCTCCAGCTCGCCAACGCCGCCGTCGACGAACGCTCGCTGCGCTGGCTCGCCAGCGAGCTGGCCGACCCGGACTTCCGGTTCGTCAGCTGGGTCGACTCGGTCGAGACCGTCGAGGCGATGGCACACGGCCTGCGCGGCGCCTCGCGCCCGGTAGACGTGCTCGTCGAGCTGGGCGCCGACGGCGGACGCACCGGTGCCCGCACGATCGAGGCGGCCGTCGCCGTCGCCGAGCGCGTCGCCGCGACCCCCGCGCTGCGCTTGGCGGGCGTCGCGGGGTACGAGGGAAGCCTCGCTCACGAGAGGACGGATGCCGCGCTGAACGCCGTGCGCACCTACTTGCAGCAGCAGGTCGAGCTGCACGAGCGCATCCGGCACCTGTACGGACCGGGCGACGTGTACCTGACCGCCGGCGGCAGCGCCTACTTCGACGTGGTAGCCGAGGTGTACGCAGACGTGACCGGCGCACACCGCGTGCTGCGCTCGGGCGCGTACGTCGTGCACGACGACGGCTTCTACCGGCAGATCTCGCCGTTCGACGAGGGGCGCGCATCCGACGACGCCCCGCGCTTCCGCACCGCGATGCGCGGCGTCGCGCGCGTGGTCTCGCATCCCGAGTCTGGGCTGGCGCTGCTCGACGGCGGCAAGCGCGACTTCCCGTACGACGAGGGGCTGCCGATTCCGCGGGCCGCGGCATCCGACCTCGGGGCGCCATGGCGCCTCCTCGACGACGCGACCATCTCGGCGATGAACGACCAGCACAGCTACCTGCGCGCCGACGTTCCGGTGGGCGCCGTCGTCGCGCTCGGGCTGTCGCATCCGTGCACCGCATTCGACAAGTGGCGCGTGCTGCCGGTCGTCGATGACGGGGAGTCGGGCCGGGTCATCGACCTCGTGCGGACGTACTTCTGA
- a CDS encoding bifunctional 4-hydroxy-2-oxoglutarate aldolase/2-dehydro-3-deoxy-phosphogluconate aldolase — translation MTDNSAFHEIFGDVRLMAILRGMGVERSLAVATTAWDLGITAVEVTVQTSADVESLRVVAEAAASRGLQVGAGTVVTTEQVRQAKDAGAAFTVSPGFDVDVVRASHEAGLPALPGVATPTEVQRALAEGLTWLKAFPASLLGTGWFGAMRGPFPQATFVATGGMDAASAPAFLNAGVQVVAVGSALEDPAQLPALAQLVS, via the coding sequence ATGACCGACAACTCCGCATTCCACGAGATCTTCGGAGACGTGCGCCTCATGGCGATCCTGCGCGGCATGGGCGTCGAGCGCAGCCTCGCCGTCGCGACCACGGCGTGGGATCTCGGCATCACCGCCGTCGAGGTGACCGTGCAGACCTCCGCCGACGTCGAGTCGCTCCGCGTCGTGGCCGAGGCCGCGGCATCCCGCGGCCTGCAGGTCGGCGCGGGCACGGTCGTCACCACCGAGCAGGTGCGGCAGGCGAAAGACGCCGGCGCCGCCTTCACCGTGAGCCCCGGTTTCGACGTCGACGTCGTGCGCGCTTCACACGAGGCGGGCCTGCCGGCGTTGCCCGGCGTCGCCACACCGACAGAGGTGCAGCGTGCGCTCGCCGAAGGGCTGACGTGGCTCAAGGCGTTCCCCGCGTCGCTACTGGGGACCGGGTGGTTCGGCGCCATGCGCGGCCCGTTCCCGCAGGCCACGTTCGTGGCGACCGGCGGCATGGATGCGGCATCCGCCCCCGCCTTCTTGAACGCAGGCGTGCAGGTCGTCGCCGTCGGCTCGGCCCTCGAAGACCCCGCGCAGCTGCCCGCACTCGCGCAGCTGGTGTCGTGA
- a CDS encoding sugar kinase has protein sequence MTRAVTHSAASTPRLITLGESMVMLTPAHAEHLATADSLRLHVGGAESNVAIHATALGVDSAWVSAVGADVLGDRVRDAVARHGVDVRWVRTVPDAPTGVYFKDPGRGVLYYRRGSAASQMGAEALAGVPLEQAVVVHVSGITPALSPTCAVLVDTVIDRVAASPALLSFDVNHRAALWASGRAAPALQALARRADLVFVGLDEAHAVWGCETPDDVRRLLPEPARLVVKDGDVGATEYARAAAAPTTDREAAAPGEPVDVVTFVPATTTEVVEPVGAGDAFAAGYLAALIADADATGRLAAGHARACLVLRSSSDLVDEPLS, from the coding sequence ATGACCCGCGCGGTCACCCACTCCGCAGCATCCACCCCCCGGTTGATCACCCTGGGCGAATCCATGGTGATGCTCACGCCCGCGCATGCTGAGCACCTGGCGACCGCCGACTCGCTCCGGCTGCACGTCGGCGGAGCCGAATCGAACGTCGCCATCCACGCGACGGCGCTCGGCGTCGACAGCGCGTGGGTGAGCGCGGTCGGCGCCGACGTGCTCGGCGACCGGGTCCGCGACGCCGTCGCGCGGCATGGGGTCGACGTGCGCTGGGTGCGGACGGTGCCGGATGCCCCGACCGGCGTCTACTTCAAGGATCCCGGCCGCGGCGTGCTCTACTATCGCCGCGGCTCGGCCGCCTCGCAGATGGGAGCCGAAGCGCTCGCCGGCGTGCCGCTCGAGCAGGCTGTGGTCGTACATGTGTCGGGCATCACTCCCGCCCTCTCGCCGACGTGCGCGGTGCTCGTCGACACCGTCATCGATCGGGTCGCCGCAAGCCCGGCGCTGCTGAGTTTCGACGTCAATCACCGTGCCGCGCTGTGGGCGTCAGGCCGAGCCGCACCCGCGCTGCAGGCACTCGCGCGCCGCGCCGACCTCGTGTTCGTCGGGCTCGACGAGGCGCACGCCGTGTGGGGCTGCGAGACGCCCGACGATGTGCGTCGTCTGCTTCCTGAGCCGGCGCGGCTCGTCGTGAAGGACGGCGACGTCGGCGCGACCGAGTATGCGCGGGCTGCCGCCGCCCCGACCACAGATCGCGAGGCCGCCGCACCTGGCGAACCGGTAGACGTCGTCACTTTCGTGCCGGCGACCACGACCGAGGTCGTCGAGCCGGTCGGCGCGGGCGATGCATTCGCCGCCGGGTATCTGGCCGCCCTCATCGCCGACGCCGACGCCACCGGGCGGCTGGCCGCCGGGCACGCCCGCGCCTGCCTCGTCCTCCGGTCGTCGAGCGACCTCGTCGACGAACCCCTCTCCTGA
- a CDS encoding helix-turn-helix transcriptional regulator, which yields MTATYESADEVLAAYRPVMHAIAAAGGPSCEVVLHNLDGADVDLRHTIMAIENGHVTGRAVGGPSTSLGLNVVKNRHDDHDAFGYRGFTADGRELRCSSVYFRNGGGDIVASLCINLDLSAMQQARTLLDALLPTPEPETPTPPDEHIGRDLVSVMDAMIGEAIADVGRPVAQMSRDDKIGVLQRLDASGATQMRKSVETIAVRLGISRVTAYAYLDEARRAGV from the coding sequence GTGACCGCGACCTATGAGAGCGCCGACGAGGTGCTCGCGGCCTACCGCCCCGTGATGCACGCGATCGCGGCGGCGGGCGGACCGTCCTGCGAGGTCGTGCTGCACAACCTCGACGGCGCCGACGTCGACCTGCGGCACACGATCATGGCCATCGAGAACGGGCACGTGACCGGCCGCGCGGTGGGCGGGCCGTCGACGAGCCTCGGCCTGAACGTCGTGAAGAACCGCCACGACGACCACGACGCGTTCGGATACCGGGGCTTCACCGCCGACGGCCGCGAGCTGCGCTGCTCGAGCGTGTACTTCCGTAACGGGGGCGGCGACATCGTGGCGTCGCTGTGCATCAACCTCGATCTGTCGGCGATGCAGCAGGCGCGCACACTGCTGGATGCCCTGCTGCCCACTCCCGAGCCCGAGACGCCCACCCCACCCGACGAGCACATCGGGCGCGACCTCGTCTCTGTCATGGACGCGATGATCGGCGAGGCCATCGCCGACGTCGGCCGCCCGGTCGCACAGATGAGCCGCGACGACAAGATCGGCGTGCTGCAACGGCTCGATGCCAGTGGTGCGACGCAGATGCGCAAGTCGGTGGAGACCATCGCTGTGCGGCTGGGGATCTCGCGAGTCACCGCATATGCCTATCTCGATGAGGCGCGCCGCGCAGGGGTGTGA
- a CDS encoding SRPBCC family protein — MGERRPLYVEILIRAPMERVWELTQNTDQHPRWDARFSAIIPTGLRDDGAQTFRYELDLGIHTIRGTGVSLGEKAQAGGARTSALLFDTDDRLSPLGQGRGYWRYVPHPEGVRFITGYDYEPGYGAIGRVLDRLIIRRIVWRMTAWSFDRLRLWAEGATEPERIRWWRFGGPRARARNCLSAPAGRSTRHVMGEAPETLARIENHD; from the coding sequence ATGGGGGAACGCCGACCGCTGTACGTCGAGATCCTCATCCGGGCCCCCATGGAGCGGGTCTGGGAGCTCACCCAGAACACCGATCAACACCCGCGCTGGGACGCCCGGTTCTCGGCGATCATCCCGACGGGACTGCGGGATGACGGGGCCCAGACGTTTCGGTACGAGCTCGACCTCGGCATCCACACCATCCGCGGCACCGGTGTGTCGCTCGGCGAGAAGGCGCAGGCGGGCGGCGCGCGCACCTCGGCGTTACTGTTCGACACGGACGACCGACTCTCGCCGCTCGGCCAGGGCCGCGGCTACTGGCGCTATGTGCCGCACCCGGAGGGCGTGCGCTTCATCACCGGGTACGACTACGAACCCGGGTACGGGGCGATCGGGCGCGTGCTCGACCGGCTCATCATCCGGCGCATCGTCTGGCGCATGACCGCGTGGAGTTTCGACCGGCTGCGCCTGTGGGCCGAAGGCGCAACCGAGCCCGAGCGCATCCGGTGGTGGAGGTTCGGCGGGCCGCGGGCGCGGGCCCGCAACTGCCTGTCGGCGCCCGCGGGACGTTCGACGCGGCACGTGATGGGCGAAGCCCCGGAGACCCTGGCGCGAATCGAGAACCATGACTGA
- a CDS encoding DUF4166 domain-containing protein codes for MTDGQSPGVFARGIGADFDKLHPMMQKRFGVSVANGRACVGTGVMHEIRRSPWWARPFLLLGATRNILFPESGSEVPFRIDNYPYIDDFGRETVTFIRTMHVGPGRRRRFDATMIYSERRGCVVDYLGTHQHLPVDLDLSVTERGGLRLISGEQRFYEGPIAFRFPLLFSGRAHLTEHYDDERGSYVIDLAVRNRIVGLLFGYRGEFTCEFPDAAAMPVSLKPYREERRE; via the coding sequence ATGACTGACGGGCAGAGCCCCGGCGTGTTCGCGCGCGGCATCGGTGCCGACTTCGACAAGCTGCACCCCATGATGCAGAAGCGCTTCGGCGTGAGCGTCGCGAACGGGCGGGCGTGCGTCGGCACCGGCGTGATGCATGAGATCCGGCGCAGTCCGTGGTGGGCGCGACCCTTTCTGCTGCTGGGCGCAACCCGCAACATCCTGTTCCCGGAATCGGGGTCGGAGGTGCCGTTCCGCATCGACAACTACCCGTACATCGACGACTTCGGCCGCGAGACGGTCACCTTCATCCGCACGATGCACGTGGGGCCGGGGCGGCGGCGGCGCTTCGACGCCACCATGATCTACAGCGAGCGCCGTGGCTGCGTGGTCGACTACCTCGGCACCCACCAGCATCTGCCTGTCGATCTCGACCTGTCGGTGACCGAACGCGGCGGCCTGCGCCTGATCTCGGGCGAGCAACGGTTCTACGAAGGGCCGATCGCGTTCCGGTTCCCGCTGCTGTTCAGCGGCCGTGCCCATCTCACCGAGCACTACGACGACGAGCGCGGGTCCTACGTGATCGATCTCGCGGTGCGCAATCGGATCGTGGGCCTGCTGTTCGGCTACCGCGGGGAGTTCACCTGCGAGTTCCCGGATGCCGCAGCCATGCCGGTCTCGCTGAAGCCCTACCGCGAGGAGCGACGGGAATGA
- a CDS encoding DUF4166 domain-containing protein yields the protein MTTPAGRSVFFAALGPDASRLCPECRDYAAGPTDRVIGEGVFEVVGSRFGRLGLLMRPFVGPRLLMTAHGRDVPFRVENRLVETAGGVTELRATRTVHFPSGDQEFVDLLRVGDEPGTLINVLGDARRVELLLRVSVTAEGHLRLHSERAWLRLGGLRIPAPRLLAVRVEVIDGFDESTGRQTVAARAVNPLLGTVLVYRGSFLWRREP from the coding sequence ATGACCACCCCTGCCGGACGGTCGGTGTTCTTCGCGGCGCTCGGCCCCGACGCATCACGCCTGTGCCCCGAGTGCCGCGACTACGCGGCCGGGCCCACAGACCGTGTCATCGGTGAAGGCGTGTTCGAGGTCGTCGGCAGCCGGTTCGGCCGGCTCGGGCTGCTGATGCGGCCCTTCGTCGGACCACGTCTGCTCATGACCGCGCACGGGCGCGACGTGCCGTTCCGCGTCGAGAACCGCCTCGTCGAGACCGCCGGCGGCGTGACCGAGTTGCGTGCGACGCGCACCGTGCACTTCCCGTCGGGCGACCAGGAGTTCGTCGATCTGCTGCGGGTAGGCGATGAGCCCGGCACGCTGATCAATGTGCTCGGCGACGCGCGCCGCGTGGAGCTTCTGCTGCGCGTCTCGGTAACCGCAGAAGGGCACCTGCGCCTGCATTCCGAGCGCGCGTGGCTGCGCCTCGGCGGGCTGCGCATCCCGGCGCCGCGTCTCCTCGCCGTGCGGGTTGAGGTGATCGACGGCTTCGACGAGAGCACGGGCCGGCAGACCGTCGCCGCCCGCGCGGTGAACCCGTTGCTGGGCACGGTGCTGGTGTACCGCGGCTCGTTCCTCTGGCGGCGGGAGCCGTAG
- a CDS encoding low molecular weight protein-tyrosine-phosphatase, translated as MTSGSAPFRVVFVCTGNICRSPMAEVVFRWFADSVGLGDRVVSSSAGTGDWHVGERADRRTLAALQRHDFDASTHRARQFSYRDFDDNDLVVALDTGHERVLREWARDEEDEAKIALLLSFDPNAHGGLDVPDPYYAAPEMFDDVLGMIESACRALFRQLEPAIRATD; from the coding sequence ATGACCAGTGGTTCCGCACCGTTCCGGGTGGTGTTCGTCTGCACCGGGAACATCTGCCGTTCGCCGATGGCCGAGGTGGTGTTCCGCTGGTTCGCCGACTCCGTCGGGCTCGGCGACCGTGTGGTGTCATCGAGCGCGGGCACCGGCGACTGGCACGTGGGTGAACGCGCCGACCGGCGCACCCTGGCGGCGCTGCAACGGCACGACTTCGACGCGTCCACCCACCGCGCGCGCCAGTTCTCATACCGCGACTTCGATGACAACGACCTCGTCGTCGCGCTCGACACCGGCCATGAGCGTGTGCTGCGCGAGTGGGCGCGCGACGAGGAGGACGAGGCGAAGATAGCGCTCCTGCTCTCGTTCGATCCGAACGCGCACGGGGGGCTCGATGTGCCCGACCCCTACTATGCGGCTCCCGAGATGTTCGACGACGTGCTCGGTATGATCGAGAGTGCGTGCCGGGCGCTCTTCCGGCAACTCGAACCCGCGATCCGTGCCACCGATTGA
- the purB gene encoding adenylosuccinate lyase: MTTLPPQPLSPLDGRYRDAVAGLAEHLSEAGLNRARVEVEVEWLITLTDRSLFGTTPLADADKQRLRALYEDFGQDEIDWLAAKEAVTRHDVKAVEYVVRDRLSALGLDAVAELTHFACTSEDINSASYALTVQRAVTGVWLPKLREVVARLRGLAVEHADAPMLSRTHGQPATPSTMGKELAVFAWRLERVVAQIEDGEYLAKFSGATGTWSAHLAAEPSVDWQALSKGFIEGLGIGFNPLTTQIESHDWQVELYDRARHAGGILHNLATDAWTYISLGFFAQIPVAGATGSSTMPHKINPIRFENAEANLEISGGLFATLAATLVTSRMQRDLTDSTTQRNIGVAFGHSLLALDNLLRGLDTISLSRDVLLADLDANWEVLAEAIQTVVRGEIAAGNSSITDPYALLKDLTRGHRVGAEQLAEFVQGLDISDAAKQRLLALTPASYTGVAEQLARG; the protein is encoded by the coding sequence GTGACCACTCTGCCCCCTCAGCCCCTGAGCCCCCTCGACGGCCGTTACCGCGACGCCGTCGCCGGCCTTGCCGAGCACCTGTCGGAAGCGGGGCTGAACCGCGCCCGCGTCGAGGTCGAGGTCGAGTGGCTGATCACGCTCACCGACCGTTCGCTGTTCGGCACGACGCCGCTGGCGGATGCCGACAAGCAGCGCCTGCGCGCACTCTACGAGGACTTCGGCCAGGACGAGATCGACTGGCTCGCCGCGAAGGAGGCGGTCACGCGCCACGATGTGAAGGCCGTCGAGTACGTTGTGCGCGACCGCCTGTCGGCTCTCGGACTCGACGCGGTCGCCGAGCTCACGCACTTCGCCTGCACCAGTGAAGACATCAACTCGGCCTCGTACGCCCTGACCGTGCAGCGCGCCGTCACCGGCGTCTGGCTGCCGAAGCTGCGCGAGGTCGTCGCCCGACTGCGCGGCCTCGCGGTCGAGCACGCCGATGCCCCGATGCTCTCGCGCACGCACGGGCAGCCGGCCACGCCCTCGACCATGGGCAAAGAGCTGGCCGTGTTCGCGTGGCGCCTCGAGCGCGTCGTCGCGCAGATCGAGGACGGCGAGTACCTCGCAAAGTTCTCCGGCGCGACCGGCACCTGGTCGGCGCACCTGGCGGCCGAGCCGTCCGTCGACTGGCAGGCGCTGTCGAAGGGCTTCATCGAGGGGCTCGGCATCGGGTTCAATCCCCTGACCACCCAGATCGAATCGCACGACTGGCAGGTCGAGCTGTACGACCGCGCGCGGCATGCCGGCGGCATCCTGCACAACCTGGCGACGGATGCCTGGACGTACATCTCGCTCGGATTCTTCGCGCAGATCCCGGTGGCGGGGGCGACGGGCTCGTCGACGATGCCGCACAAGATCAACCCGATCCGCTTCGAGAACGCCGAGGCGAACCTCGAGATCTCGGGCGGGCTGTTCGCGACGCTCGCCGCGACGCTCGTGACCTCGCGCATGCAGCGCGACCTCACCGATTCGACGACGCAGCGCAACATCGGCGTGGCGTTCGGGCACTCGCTGCTCGCACTCGACAACCTGCTGCGCGGGCTCGACACCATCTCGCTCTCGCGCGACGTGCTGCTGGCCGATCTCGACGCGAATTGGGAGGTGCTGGCCGAGGCGATCCAAACCGTGGTGCGCGGCGAGATCGCAGCCGGCAACTCGTCGATCACCGACCCGTACGCGCTGCTGAAAGATCTCACCCGCGGGCACCGCGTCGGGGCGGAGCAGCTCGCGGAGTTCGTGCAGGGCTTGGATATCTCGGATGCCGCGAAGCAGCGCCTGCTCGCGCTCACGCCCGCGAGCTACACGGGCGTCGCCGAGCAGCTCGCGCGGGGCTAG
- a CDS encoding amino acid transporter codes for MSDQRPTRRDLMKPAQLIGLAVIAALFAGVVTLVSMGFFQKRYPGEAGHALVVGGIVAGITFIVTVVVISLLLLAVQPEQIAHPVDKPVLIARDQAVEHETAARDAAGRDAAGRDAGAKPVDGEAKSEDGSQPGR; via the coding sequence GTGAGCGACCAGCGCCCCACCCGTCGTGACCTGATGAAGCCCGCGCAGCTGATCGGGCTCGCCGTCATCGCCGCGCTGTTCGCGGGTGTCGTCACCCTTGTGTCGATGGGTTTCTTCCAGAAGCGTTACCCCGGCGAGGCGGGCCACGCGCTCGTCGTGGGCGGCATCGTCGCGGGCATCACGTTCATCGTCACGGTGGTCGTCATATCGCTGCTGCTGCTCGCCGTGCAGCCCGAGCAGATCGCGCACCCGGTCGACAAGCCCGTGCTCATCGCGCGGGATCAGGCCGTCGAGCATGAGACTGCGGCGCGGGATGCCGCGGGCCGGGATGCCGCGGGCCGGGATGCTGGGGCGAAGCCGGTCGACGGCGAGGCTAAGAGCGAGGACGGGTCTCAGCCCGGTCGCTGA
- a CDS encoding acyl-CoA synthetase gives MSSASAARRPFEVRHLQIARAIVAAIAAAMITFSTDHSAALGLSVFSGFAILSAFIMIAAAWIVYPSGRRGRIVLLGAIDLVAGMVAGVATLRTDTTFFVLIAVWAVLIGLVEGIIGLRDRRADAASTRSEARDAIFIGALGIVLAIALLCVPAGYALNYTIAEAHKSFTLTGITIGVGIFGAYAAIVAVYLGIAGFSPRKDAVAAVSDEQSGGAA, from the coding sequence GTGTCATCTGCCTCCGCCGCGCGCCGCCCGTTCGAGGTGCGCCACCTGCAGATAGCGCGTGCCATCGTGGCCGCGATCGCCGCCGCGATGATCACGTTCTCGACCGACCACTCCGCCGCGCTCGGTCTGTCGGTGTTCAGTGGGTTCGCGATCCTCAGCGCGTTCATCATGATCGCCGCCGCATGGATCGTTTACCCGTCCGGACGCCGCGGCCGCATTGTGCTGCTGGGCGCTATCGACCTCGTCGCCGGCATGGTCGCGGGAGTCGCGACGCTGCGCACCGACACGACGTTCTTCGTGCTGATCGCCGTCTGGGCGGTGCTCATCGGCCTGGTCGAGGGCATCATCGGGCTGCGCGATCGGCGTGCCGACGCGGCATCCACCCGTTCCGAAGCGCGCGACGCGATCTTCATCGGCGCTCTCGGTATCGTGCTCGCGATCGCGTTGCTGTGCGTGCCGGCCGGCTACGCGCTGAACTACACGATCGCCGAGGCGCACAAGTCTTTCACCCTCACCGGCATCACCATCGGCGTCGGGATCTTCGGCGCATACGCCGCGATCGTCGCCGTGTACCTGGGGATCGCCGGCTTCTCTCCCCGAAAGGACGCGGTTGCGGCCGTGTCCGATGAGCAATCCGGAGGTGCCGCGTGA
- a CDS encoding trans-sulfuration enzyme family protein, translating into MSEPDLHPDTVAVHAGREGLAELGVHALPIDLSSTNPLPDIERGGDSYEALTGGRRPPEGGSNVYGRLWNPTVARFEQALAALEGADEAVAFASGMAAVTAAVLALCAATDNRHVLGVRPLYGGTDSLLAGELLGVEHTFCGMDAVADEIRPDTGLVIMETPANPTLDLVDIAAVVAQAGDVPVLVDNTFATPVLQNPLAHGARLALHSATKYIGGHGDVIAGAIACDAETAIALRKVRTATGSVLHPLAGYLLHRGLATLPVRMRAQQENARVVAAFLRRHPAVSHVYYPDDDTTGILGTQLRGPGAMVSIGLRGGYDAAERFTSRLRIFTHAVSLGGVDSLVQHPAAISHRHVAPEARPGADIVRLSIGLEDAGDLVADLEHALG; encoded by the coding sequence ATGAGCGAGCCCGACCTCCACCCCGACACCGTGGCCGTGCACGCGGGGCGCGAGGGGCTCGCTGAGCTCGGCGTGCACGCGCTGCCAATCGACCTGTCGTCGACCAATCCACTGCCCGACATCGAGCGCGGCGGCGACTCGTACGAGGCGCTCACCGGCGGCCGTCGCCCGCCCGAAGGCGGCAGCAACGTCTACGGCCGCCTCTGGAATCCCACGGTCGCCCGCTTCGAGCAGGCGCTCGCCGCACTCGAAGGCGCGGACGAGGCTGTCGCGTTCGCGTCGGGCATGGCCGCGGTCACCGCCGCGGTGCTCGCGCTGTGCGCGGCGACCGACAATCGGCACGTCCTCGGCGTGCGACCGCTGTACGGCGGCACCGACTCGCTGCTGGCGGGGGAGCTGCTGGGCGTCGAGCACACGTTCTGCGGAATGGATGCCGTGGCCGACGAGATCCGGCCCGATACGGGTCTGGTCATCATGGAGACCCCGGCCAACCCCACCCTCGACCTCGTCGACATCGCGGCGGTCGTCGCGCAGGCAGGCGACGTTCCGGTGCTCGTCGACAACACGTTCGCAACTCCCGTGCTGCAGAATCCGCTCGCGCACGGCGCGCGGCTCGCCCTCCACAGCGCGACCAAGTACATCGGCGGGCACGGTGACGTGATCGCCGGGGCCATCGCGTGCGACGCCGAGACGGCCATCGCACTGCGCAAGGTGCGCACGGCGACCGGGTCTGTGCTGCATCCGCTCGCGGGGTACCTCCTGCACCGCGGCCTTGCCACGCTGCCGGTGCGCATGCGCGCCCAGCAGGAGAACGCCCGCGTCGTGGCGGCGTTCTTGCGGCGGCATCCCGCTGTCTCGCACGTGTACTACCCCGATGACGACACCACCGGCATCCTCGGCACGCAGCTGCGCGGGCCGGGCGCCATGGTCTCGATCGGCCTGCGCGGCGGATACGACGCGGCCGAGCGGTTCACCTCGCGTCTGCGGATCTTCACGCACGCGGTGTCGCTGGGCGGAGTGGATTCGCTCGTGCAGCATCCCGCTGCCATCAGCCACCGGCATGTCGCCCCCGAGGCGCGCCCGGGTGCTGACATCGTGCGGCTGTCGATCGGCCTCGAAGACGCCGGCGACCTCGTCGCCGATCTCGAGCACGCGCTCGGGTGA
- a CDS encoding NAD-dependent epimerase/dehydratase family protein, translated as MRIFLAGASGVIGRRLVPLLRVAGHEVAGLTRTRENAAVIEELGASPVVCDVYDAAALTRAVAEFQPDVMLHELTDLPDDAAQIEEFRERHARIRIEGTHNLLAAARAAATQRVLAQSVAWPMPAGPGHDSVAELERSVLAARGVVLRYGQFYGEGTYHPDTVPAEPRIQIDRAAEQTVDALTEPAGVLELTDEGTRRLAASTD; from the coding sequence ATGCGCATCTTCCTCGCCGGGGCGTCCGGCGTGATCGGGCGGCGACTGGTGCCGCTTCTTCGGGTCGCCGGTCATGAGGTCGCGGGCCTCACCCGCACCCGCGAGAACGCCGCGGTCATCGAAGAGCTCGGTGCAAGCCCGGTCGTGTGCGATGTGTACGACGCGGCTGCGCTGACGCGTGCGGTCGCCGAGTTCCAACCCGATGTCATGCTCCACGAGCTGACGGATCTTCCCGACGACGCCGCGCAGATCGAGGAGTTCCGCGAGAGGCACGCCCGCATCCGCATCGAGGGCACGCACAATCTACTCGCCGCGGCCCGTGCCGCCGCAACGCAGCGCGTGCTCGCGCAGAGCGTGGCATGGCCGATGCCCGCCGGCCCCGGACACGACTCGGTCGCCGAGCTCGAGCGATCGGTACTGGCCGCCCGTGGCGTCGTGCTGCGCTACGGACAGTTCTACGGCGAGGGCACCTACCATCCCGACACGGTCCCGGCCGAGCCACGCATCCAGATCGACCGCGCCGCCGAACAGACCGTCGACGCCCTGACCGAGCCCGCCGGTGTGCTCGAGCTCACCGACGAGGGCACGCGCCGCCTCGCGGCATCCACCGACTGA